From one Magnolia sinica isolate HGM2019 chromosome 18, MsV1, whole genome shotgun sequence genomic stretch:
- the LOC131233203 gene encoding uncharacterized protein At2g34160-like has protein sequence MEAVAEASANLVTESQSLTKKRIQVSNAKKPLHFYVFLAKRYMKQHNEIEIELSALGMAIATAITVAEILKRSGFAIQKSKQSTLFKTVAFSTVIFMN, from the exons ATGGAAGCTGTTGCAGAAGCTTCGGCCAATCTGGTGACAGAATCGCAGTCTCTGACGAAGAAACGGATTCAGGTCTCCAATGCCAAGAAACCGCTCCACTTCTATGTTTTTCTTGCCAAG AGGTATATGAAGCAGCATAACGAGATTGAGATCGAGCTCTCTGCATTGGGCATGG CTATTGCTACAGCTATTACAGTTGCTGAGATTCTGAAGAGAAGTGGTTTTGCTATTCAGAAGAGTAAGCAATCCACTCTCTTCAAAACCGTAGCATTCTCTACTGTTATATTTATGAACTAA